Proteins encoded together in one Deltaproteobacteria bacterium window:
- a CDS encoding long-chain fatty acid--CoA ligase, with protein sequence MDHARRGTGRARARAHAAADDRGAPAPGGDRGAGGAARVTRAGLERAILTWIAEGVDAPADEARFDSLAVALFRLQFQRGPAYRRLCAAFGADSGVVGGWRDIPVVPTGAFKEARLAIFPPEATLRVFRTSGSTTEARGALHLDTLALYDASLLATFRAYLCPDVERIRFAVLAPAADGVGDSSLSYMFERAMRELGTPESRFWIGAAGLDLDALSSELARLREPILLAGTAFAFVHLLDFLESRGARLALPAGTRVMETGGFKGRSRELTREELHGAIASRLGVPRARIVNQYGMCELASQFYEASLRTGRMTDVKSVPPWVRTRALDPATLRDVAPGEPGVLVHYDLANTGSVLAVMTSDLGTIVEGGFRVHGRLRGAEARGCSLAADALLSETGAAR encoded by the coding sequence CTGGATCACGCTCGGCGAGGGACCGGACGGGCGCGCGCTCGCGCTCACGCCGCCGCTGACGATCGCGGAGCCCCTGCTCCAGGCGGCGACCGAGGCGCTGGCGGAGCAGCTCGCGTGACGCGCGCCGGGCTCGAGCGGGCGATTCTCACCTGGATCGCGGAGGGCGTCGACGCGCCCGCCGACGAGGCGCGCTTCGATTCGCTCGCCGTCGCGCTTTTCCGCTTGCAGTTCCAGCGAGGCCCGGCCTACCGTCGGCTCTGTGCTGCATTCGGGGCGGACAGCGGAGTCGTCGGCGGCTGGCGCGACATTCCCGTGGTCCCGACGGGTGCGTTCAAGGAGGCGCGACTCGCGATCTTCCCACCCGAGGCCACGCTTCGCGTGTTTCGCACCAGCGGGAGCACGACCGAGGCGCGCGGCGCCCTGCACCTGGACACGCTCGCGCTCTACGACGCCTCGCTGCTCGCGACCTTTCGCGCGTATCTCTGTCCCGACGTCGAACGGATCCGCTTCGCGGTCCTCGCGCCTGCCGCGGACGGGGTCGGTGACTCCTCCCTGTCGTACATGTTCGAACGCGCCATGCGCGAGCTGGGCACGCCGGAGAGCCGCTTCTGGATCGGCGCGGCCGGCCTGGATCTCGACGCGCTTTCGAGTGAGCTCGCGCGGCTGCGGGAGCCGATCCTGCTGGCGGGCACCGCGTTCGCGTTCGTGCACCTGCTCGATTTCCTCGAATCGCGGGGCGCAAGGCTCGCTCTGCCGGCGGGAACCCGCGTGATGGAGACGGGCGGGTTCAAGGGCCGCTCGCGCGAGCTCACGCGCGAGGAGCTGCACGGCGCGATCGCTTCACGGCTCGGCGTGCCGCGCGCGCGGATCGTGAACCAGTACGGAATGTGCGAGCTCGCCAGCCAGTTCTACGAGGCGAGCCTGCGCACGGGCCGGATGACCGACGTGAAATCCGTCCCCCCGTGGGTGCGCACGCGCGCGCTCGACCCGGCGACACTTCGGGACGTCGCTCCCGGCGAGCCGGGCGTGCTGGTGCACTACGATCTGGCGAACACGGGCTCCGTGCTCGCGGTCATGACATCGGATCTCGGGACGATCGTCGAGGGCGGCTTCCGGGTGCACGGGCGGCTTCGCGGCGCCGAGGCGCGCGGCTGCTCGCTCGCCGCGGACGCGCTGCTCTCCGAGACGGGCGCGGCGCGATGA
- a CDS encoding alpha/beta fold hydrolase — MIAKLVYTLAGLLLAVSLVGLRRASNDIARSSLELPGGVPAVVWEPAAPLPFGQVPDFDPPAPVVVLCHGFAGNTAMTSALARRIAKAGYAVIAIDFRGHGENRNPLGPTADGIGLRQDIDAALLYARTQPRFDGQRVALAGHSMGAFAVLAHAQRDPGIAAVVAISGGRDVAGPFAPPNALFIWAAADPSGMRKRGAELGAKLAGKEQLVEDRTYGELEHGTGVRISEVPGTDHITILYSAEAARRIVDWLALALGPGHGRPETPGADPRFRWSGLGLLAALVLVFGAPRALAGLAPRIGLPRLERPPSHLALVALALASAVLLLAGVDASTMRGAFGFIPLAAGRDLFGFFGLAGALLLALGAASGAVRAEGLGDPRTWLVGGLLFALVYLVVGTLQAPFWNVFPAPHRLSWCAGATLLLLPFFGASEWLLRGSGRTGLWLPALGKTLTLLAVAGGALSGLLPFVILLGIVPITLFFVFFELVALRLARNMPNPWLVALFQAAFTAFAFASIFPRDA; from the coding sequence GTGATCGCGAAGTTGGTCTACACACTCGCGGGTCTGCTGCTCGCGGTGTCGCTGGTCGGCCTGCGGCGAGCTTCGAACGACATCGCGCGCAGCTCGCTCGAGCTTCCCGGCGGCGTTCCCGCGGTCGTCTGGGAGCCGGCGGCGCCGCTGCCGTTCGGCCAGGTGCCCGACTTCGATCCGCCCGCGCCGGTGGTCGTGCTCTGTCACGGCTTCGCCGGCAACACGGCGATGACGAGCGCGCTCGCGCGCCGGATCGCGAAGGCGGGCTACGCGGTGATCGCGATCGATTTCCGCGGCCACGGCGAGAATCGAAACCCCCTCGGACCCACCGCGGATGGCATCGGTCTGCGCCAGGACATCGACGCCGCGCTGCTCTACGCGCGCACGCAGCCGCGCTTCGATGGCCAGCGCGTGGCGCTCGCCGGCCACTCGATGGGCGCGTTCGCGGTGCTCGCGCACGCGCAGCGCGATCCGGGCATCGCCGCCGTCGTGGCGATCTCGGGCGGGCGCGACGTCGCCGGCCCGTTCGCGCCCCCGAACGCGCTCTTCATCTGGGCCGCCGCGGATCCATCCGGCATGCGCAAGCGCGGGGCCGAGCTGGGCGCGAAGCTCGCGGGCAAGGAGCAGCTGGTCGAGGACCGGACCTACGGCGAGCTCGAGCACGGCACGGGCGTGCGGATCAGCGAGGTGCCGGGAACCGATCACATCACCATCCTCTACTCCGCGGAGGCCGCGCGGAGGATCGTCGACTGGCTCGCGCTCGCGCTCGGTCCCGGTCACGGTCGGCCGGAAACTCCCGGAGCCGATCCGCGTTTCCGCTGGTCGGGCCTCGGACTGCTGGCCGCGCTGGTGTTGGTCTTCGGCGCGCCGCGCGCGCTGGCGGGCCTTGCGCCGCGCATCGGTCTGCCGCGGCTCGAGCGTCCGCCAAGCCACCTCGCGCTCGTCGCGCTCGCGCTCGCGAGCGCCGTGCTTCTGCTCGCCGGCGTCGATGCCAGCACCATGCGCGGCGCGTTCGGGTTCATTCCACTCGCGGCCGGCCGCGACCTGTTCGGCTTCTTCGGGCTCGCGGGCGCGCTTCTGCTCGCGCTCGGCGCAGCCAGCGGCGCGGTCCGCGCCGAAGGCCTCGGCGACCCTCGCACCTGGCTCGTCGGCGGTCTCCTTTTCGCGCTCGTCTACCTCGTGGTCGGAACGCTCCAAGCTCCGTTCTGGAACGTCTTTCCGGCGCCGCATCGCCTAAGCTGGTGCGCCGGGGCGACGCTCCTGCTCCTGCCCTTCTTCGGTGCGAGCGAGTGGCTTCTGCGCGGCTCGGGTCGAACGGGTCTCTGGCTGCCGGCGCTCGGCAAGACGCTGACACTTCTCGCTGTCGCCGGAGGCGCGCTCTCGGGGCTGCTGCCGTTCGTGATCCTGCTCGGCATCGTGCCGATCACGCTCTTCTTCGTCTTCTTCGAGCTCGTCGCACTTCGGCTCGCGCGCAACATGCCCAACCCGTGGCTCGTGGCGCTGTTCCAGGCCGCCTTCACGGCCTTCGCCTTCGCCAGCATCTTTCCGCGCGACGCCTGA